The nucleotide window ATTCCTTGGAGGAATTAGGACCTAATGTTAAAATTTCAGACCCAGCACTGTGGCGGTTTAGGCAGGAGGGTCATAAATCCGAGGCCGACCTGGGCACAAccctgtctgagagagagagagagacctggaggCCACAGTACCAGTAAGTGACTCAGCCTGGTTTGCAGCAGTCGGGTCTGTTGGGGAATGCGGTTAAGACAAGAAACAAGGTGGCCTTTGGAACCGATCTCATGAGGCCAGCAGCAAGCAAGCCCGCAAAGAAGCACCTTGAACCGTCATCACAAGTACACTTCATGTTAACATGTACACGTCTGAGAATCCCACAGTGCCTTCTGGTAGCTTCACTTCCAACTCTGGCAGCCATGTTTTCTGCACTTTGAAGGCACTTTAAGACAGTCTCAGCCACGCACAGTGATATatgtttgtaatctcagtgctagggaatcagaggcaagaggatatctcaagttcaaggccagcctgagctacatactgacactgtctcaaaacataccAGAAAAGGCCCAAATAATTTCAGTGTTGCATTTCCCGAATACAAGGGACAGTACCTGTGAACGTTCAGTACATTTCAGTTGGAAGGTCTTGATGGCCAATGGAAAAGGCCCAAGGAACAAGAGGAAGAAGTATGTTTCATCTAGCCACCAGGGGCCATTGTGACCCAGGCCTCTGTCTCTGTTGTAGACCTGAAGGCTGAAATTGACAAGTTGGCCACTGAATATATGAGTAGCGCCCGCAGCCTGAGCTCCGAGGAAAAACTGGCCCTTCTCAGACAGATCCAGGAGGCCTATGGCAAATGCAAGGAATTTGGTGACGACAAGGTGCAGCTTGCCATGCAGACCTATGAGATGGTATGGTCCTGTTCACGGCTTCCCACCTATCTCCCATCCAGTCCTCAGGCTCTAAGACCCCCCTGCGGCTGTGTTGGGATCTGTTAGGGGTCTGGAAGAGTCATCGTCGGCCTTGGCTGTCTTCTGTCATTGGAAACAGCCTTGTACCTCTTCCCGTCTTCCTCCCGACAGGTGGACAAGCACATCCGGCGACTGGACACAGACCTGGCCCGCTTTGAGGCTGATCTGAAGGAGAGACAGATGGAGTCAAGTGACTACGATAGCTCTTCCAGCAAAGGCAAAAAGAGTGAGgagggggagggctgggagatgcgGGCAGGCcggccggcgggcgggcgggcggggacTCGGGGGAAGAGGCCCACTCCAGCCTGAGGGGCCAGTGTCACCTGGGACGGGAGCAAAGAGGACTTAACCATCTTTCTGTCTTTGCCTTCCGGCTTACCCTTTCTTCCTAGAAGGCCGGactcagaaggagaaaaaagctGCCCGTGCCCGCTCCAAAGGGAAAAACTCAGATGAAGAAGCCCCCAAGGCTGCCCAGAAGAAGTTAAAACTTGTGCGCACGTGAGTATATCAGAGGACGCCCACCTCCCAGCCAGCACTGCCTCTTGCCACCCCGTCTGTCTTCTGTGCCAGTAACTCTGTCACTTTGGTGTCTGCTGGATGGAGAAGAAGCCGTCCATCATTTGCCTCACCATGCCCTCCTGCCACCTCCAAGCTCAGGTGGTAGCTTCCCTTCCTGCAGGTGACATTTGTCTCCCTCTTGGCATGCAGAAGTCCTGAGTATGGGATGCCCTCAGTGACCTTTGGCAGTGTCCATCCTTCTGATGTGTTGGATATGCCTGTGGACCCCAACGAACCCACATATTGCCTTTGTCACCAGGTCTCCTATGGAGAGATGATTGGCTGTGACAACCCAGACGTGAGAACCCTCTGCCTCAGGGTTGGGGAGGAGCGCTGAGGGACGAGAGGGCGCCAAGGAAAGGAGCAGGCGCGTCAGTTGGAGAGAGGGACTGCAGAGTAGGATAGTGCTTGGGCTGGGTTGCCTGGGGACTTGTAGGAAGTTTCCAAAAGGCTGGAGGAAAGGGGCTCCTCGCCCCTCCAGCTCAGGCCCCTGACCGCTGTATCCCATCTTCCTTTCCCAGTGTTCCATCGAGTGGTTCCACTTCGCCTGTGTGGGGCTGACAACCAAGCCTCGGGGGAAATGGTAAGTGGCGGCTGTGGCAGGCGCTAGCCAGGCTGTCCCAAGTCTGAGTGGGAGAGCGCAGGCTTCACTTACTTTTGCTTGCCCTGCTCTTTGCTGGTTTTTAGGTTTTGCCCACGCTGCTCCCAAGAACGAAAGAAGAAATAGCTTTCCTTTGGATCCCATGCTGGATTCCTTCCGAATCCCCCTGCCCTGGGCTAGTGACAGAGAGGAACGCCTCTGCCGGGGTACTGGGGTCCAGGGAGATGTCGACAGCGAGgtcctgtcctcccttctcccttcccccactcctggTGCTGAGGCTGCATCCAAACCCCAGTAGGGAGGGTGCCACAGCCACTGACGGTATGTGCTCTGGTTCCACTCTCTCCTTCAGAGGGAAGTAATCCCACTCACCCGTCCTTCTGCCTCCGTGGTGAGGTTGGTGCTGTATTTCAGAGGGAGGGTCCTCTTCATCCCCTTGCTTCGTGTTTAAGGACTGGGGCAGTGGGGTGGGCACTCTCCCAggctcctccatcttcccttcccCTACTGGGGCTAGGTAGGATAaacttcttcattcttttttccatggtgAGGGATCTTGTAGATCACTTGGGCTCTGGCCTAGTTGAGTgattccttcctcctctgtggcCCGGGGATTTATCCTGACTTTGCATGGGAGGGGGCAAAGTGGAGCACAGTAACTCACATGTAAAAGGAACTGGGGTAGGTAAATAAAAGCTATCCATGCTAGCCTGCTGTGTGTATTGTAGAGACTGTTTCCGTACATGTGATAAGCATTCTTTTTGCATCCTCTGGATTGgatgagaggcaggaggatggcttgcCAGAAGTAGGACAAGACATGAAACCATGATACTTGTCCTGTGGTATCCACAACTCTTCCACCTGGAGGGTGCCTTGCATTGGGGGACTCAGAACTTTGTAATTATGCATCTGCTCTCGGTGAAACACTTTTCACTTAATTCCAATAAATCATGTATTTGCGTTATCTGTGTGTGCTGTGATAGTGTTagcttgatttcttttaaaaacaaaagatataagtattttcttcccatcccccagTGAATTCATTGTATCGGTCACCTTTCTCTTGGGAACAGTATGTCCCTTggaccactgaaccatccttaCATGTGTGTTCACCTTGGTCCATCCTGCTTTCATTTTAACTTTGGgcctcttccccccacccccacccagacagagtttctctgtgtaacagtccaggttggcctcgaactcacagagatctgcctgcctctgcctccgcctcccaagtgctaggactaaaggcgtgcgccaccaccgccccggcttCGGGTCTGTTTCTTACCTAGAGGTGCCCTCTTAGGTCCTGGCCAGATCGTCCCTGCCTTTATTTCAGACAGTCTTGCTCTGCTGCCCAGGGTGCTGCCTAGACTCAGCAGCTAGGTCTCCATACCACTGGGCACATGGCTTCCTTAAGCCCACCTTCTTTATCTGTAGAAGAGGTGTTAATACACACCCTCTGGGGTTACGGCTACGTGGCTGGGGTTTTAGCTCTGTGGTGGGAGAAGCGAggttctaggttcaattcccggcagcGCAAAAATGAATTCCCAGAAAGTAGTACCAAGCAAGAGGGCTTACTCTTGAAGAGGCGCCGGAAGGGCTGCAGCCTGTGGCTTCTGCCCTCGGTCCGAGGCCGCAACTGGTGCAGCTCACGGGAGGTCACCTCGTGGCCCGGCCCCGCCCTCACCGTTGTGACGTAGTAGCCGCGCCTCCTGCCTCCGCGTTAGCCGCCCGAGACCCACAGCTCTCCGAGGCTTGGCCCGTTGGAGGTTGCTTTGGTGTGGAAACACGGGTGGATCTTCCCGGGCCATGATGAGACTAGCTGCTGGCTTCCTTCTGCTGCTTCTGGAAGGTGAGAGGCGAGGGTTGGCCGACGGAGGCTGCCCTGGTCTGAAAACGGTGGGCTTCCCTGGGGTGCCTTGTGCTCCCCAGGACCCGAGGCCCTGCCTCCTGGGAGCCCTTTTTCGTGGGTGCTGAGACGGCTCCCCATGTGGTAGGACCGGACCTCTTCCTGGTTTGGGAAAGGTTGGACTTTATCTCTTGGGACACTCCAGTTATCAGGCATCACCCAagacaccccccacacccccgacacccacacacatacataatgtgccagttcttttttttgtttttcgagacagggtttccctgtgtagctttgcgccttttcctggaactcactcggtagcccaggctggcctcgaactcacagagatccgcccgcctctgcctcccgagtgctgggattaaaggcgtgcgccagcaccGCCCGGCATGTGCCAGTTCTTAACTCACGGGGAGTCTGCTTCTAGTCTGCGTCCGGCCGCTGGGCACGGAGTATGTTTTAGGGTCGGGTCCATTCTTGTCTGTCCCGGTTGGTTCCTGCAGTGCGGCTCCTGCCTGTAACACCTCTTTCAGCTGAGGATTCATCTTCGGCCTCCACTCCAGGCAGCCCTCTCTCATCCACTGAATATGAACGTTTCTTCGCCCTGCTGACCCCaacctggaaggcagagaccaCCTGCCGCCTCCGTGCAACTCACGGCTGCCGGAACCCCACTCTCGTCCAGTTGGACCAGTATGAAAACCACGGATTGGTACCAGATGGTGAGGGCCAGACCGGTGGGGAACCTTGACACCCAGAGGTCCACTGGGCTCGGGGCAAAAGCTTCGTGCTCATAGAGGAGGCAGGGGTACAGCTGGCAGCTCACCCCGGAGCCTGTTCTCCCCAGCCCAGGCGATCCTGTAACCACTCTCCACGGGCTGTCCTTCCCTAGGCGCTGTCTGCTCCGACCTCCCGTATGCTTCCTGGTTTGAATCCTTCTGCCAGTTTGCTCAGTATCGTTGCTCCAACCATGTCTACTATGCCAAGGTGAGAGAGGCTGGCTCTGTTGATCCAGAACCAAGGTAGAGTCCGCGGGAGTGGGAAGTTGAGGAAGGTGTCCAGGAAGGGCATCCTTTAGTTCGTGCTCCCTGTCAGTTTGCCAGGGTGAGGACCGTCTCACTTGAGGTGCCCACGTGGgtaaaagagagaagagattctGGGAAGAGGCAGAGCTATGCCCTTCCTTCCGTTGCTTTAAAGGGTCCGTGTTTTTATTTAAGTCAGCTGGGAAAGAGTGAAGGCAGGCAGGTGGCCTAGACAAATGCCCTTTCTTAAGACTACAGGCTCCCTAGAAGAACTGtgttccttccttcatccctgccCAGGAGCTGCGAGAGCTGTGCCTTGCTGGGCAGGGGACCAAGGAGGGCCCTGCTGGAGAGGCTGCTCTTGGGAAAAGGCGTTCccattctccttcttttcttgcagAGGGTCCGGTGCTCCCAGCCAGTCTCCATCCTCTCTCCCAACACTCTCAAGGAGATAGACTCTCCCCCAGAAGTTCCTGCCACCACCATGACATCCCCCATGGCATCCCATGCCACAGGTGAGACCTCCCAGTGTTGGGAACCACAGTGCCCAGGGCTCAGGTATCAAACCTTTGCCGTAAGAGTGATGAGTTGGGAGAAGAGCAAGAGGCTTTTGCTTTTCGTGAAGTAGGTCAAGGCGCTCATGTCTCAGAGTACTTCCACGATAATTATGGTCTGCGTCTGAATCTGCTTCTCCTAGTTCCGAAGACAGGCCGGCCGCAAACTCAGATCtccggttaagagcactggcggctcttccagagaatctggaCTCAATTCCCAGCCCTCACAGGGCAGGCCTGGaagatccaacgccctcttctggcctccacaggcactgcatgaatgTGATGCAGgggcatacattcaggcaaaacacccatacatgtgaaatgaaaataaaaaccttctAGGCCTTTTGTAAAttagtattttcattttagagAGTATTTGGATTGGGAgcatagctcaatggtagaatatATGCTCAGCAtatatgaggctctgggtttgatgcACAGGATCCCCCTCATTCAAATAGAAGGAATTAGTTGATAGTTCCTTAGGATACATGGTATTCTCTAGGTGAGATGGATAAAAGTAACATTTGTTCTAGGGAACAAGTACATTTTTAAGGCAAGTAGAAAGGTGATATGTACCACCAACATATTTGTTCTGGGAATatcttttaattttgatattagtttgttaactatatataaatagttggtgtgtgtgtgtgtgtgtgtgtgtgtgtatgtgtgtgtgcacatgtatgtgaaaaTCAGAGGTCAACACTAAGTGTCTTCCTCAGccaccacatttatttattttgagacagggtttgactATGTagcctggaacttattatgtagaccaggctaccctggaactcacaaagatctgcctcacagtaggaccaggacttatcccaggtgcatgaactggctttttggatcccattccccggggtgggataccttgctcagccttgatacaatggggaggggctaggctctccttcaacttggtatgccagactttgttgactaccatgggaggccttacccactctgaagagtggatggggatagagtgggagggaggtgaggaggcgggagaaggggagggaggaggaattggggattggtatgtaaaatgaaaaaaatttaatttaaaaaaaaaaaaaacctgcctcagtctccagaatgctgagattaaaggtgtgtaccatcatatcCAGCTTAGACCACTTGAGTTTTGAGGACTGGTTCTTTCAAGAAACTTGGAGCTGAGACTAGAGAGATAGCCCACTGGTTAAGagccccagctgctcttccagaggatctgggttcaattcccagcacctacatggcagctcacaactgtctgtaactccaggtggtgatggctcatgcctttaatcccaacacttgggaggcaaatgcaggaagatctctgagttcaaggctagcctggtctacagagcaagttcaggacaaccagggctacaactgagaaaactctgtcttaaaaaaccaaaataataataataataatagaaacctggagctcactgtctaGCCTGTAAATCCTCAGCATCcttccatccccaccttcccagtACTCAGAATATAGGCACATGTTTCCatacccaactttttttttttttttttttttttttttttttttttttttagatttattacaATACAGTGTACTGTCtgcatgttttgcctacatgccagaagagggcaccagatctcactatagatggttgtgagtcaccgcgtggttgctgggatttgaactcaggacctctgggaagagcagtccatgcttttaacctctgagccatccctccagccctccagccctcccaTATCCAGCCCTTATATAGACTTTAAGGTCTCCATGcttgcaagcactttaccaaccatCCGTCCTCCAGCCCCAATGTCTTgattgaaaaacaagcaaacatgaaAACTTGTGCTGAtcctgtttttgagatagagtctccaGCATCGTGCAGCCTCAAGCTCAGTAGGTAGCTAAGGCTGGACTTGAAGTAGTCCCGTCTCCACCTCCCAGATGCTAAGATTGCAGGCCTGCACCGCCGTGGCAGCATATGTAGATGTGGTTTCTCCATGGGAAGAAGTCtgatcccttttctcttttctctgttctctcctggTCCCTTCCAAACCCCGCTGCAGCCACGGAACGCCAGGCCTTCCAGCCGTGGCCTGAGCGGCTCAACAACAACGTGGAGGAGCTGCTTCAGTCGTCCTTGTCCCTGGGTGGCAAGGAGCAGCAGGGCGGCCACAAGCAGGTGCAGGGGCAGCACAAGCAGGAGCTAGTACAAGATCATAAACAAGAGGccgggcaggagcaggaggagcaggaggaggaggaggaggaggaggaggaggagacaaagcaggaggaggggcaggggacAGAGGAAGGCCTGGAGTCAGTGTCCAACCTGCAGTCCTACTCGGAGCCCAAGTTTCAGTCCGAATCTCTGCCTTCCAACCCTTCCTCCTTTACTCCCCGGGTCCGAGAAGTGGACTCTGCTCCACTGATGATGGAGAACATCCAGGAGCTCATTCGGTCAGCCCAAGAAATGGATGAAATGAATGAACTGTACGATAACTCCTGGAGAAGCCAAAGCACCGGCAGGTACAGGAGATTGTGACCCCGCACGGGCCCTGCCGTCCCTGCTGCCTCCTTTGGAGTTGCGAAGCCCACTTTCCAGCTTGGTCTCCAGACCCACTCAGACGTGCTTAGGCTTCAGGCAAAGCTAGCAATGGCGGCCCCTGTTCTGTGCCAATCCTTGTTTTAAGCCCCACCCTGGCTTCTGGTCTTATCTCTGGCCTTGATTAGCACTAAAGCCTTCAGAAAGTTATTTCTtcatcttgttgttgttgttctttattttatttttacttaggtgtatgtgtgtatgtctgtgtgtgtgtgtgtgtgtatgtgtgtgtgtgtgtgtgtgtgtgtgtgtgtgtgtgtgtgcgcacatgtgtgcaggtgtccatggaggccagaagagggcgccggaTCCCCTGGGGCTACAGTaaatgggtggttgtgagctacaagagtgggtgctggggaccaaacgggtcttctagaagagcaacaactgctcctaaccactgagccatctccagccactGTTTCTCCATGTTGGACTTCAGTTCCTCATTTGTAAAAGTAGGCAGTTGGTCCAAGGTCCTCTCAGACTGCAGGATGGAAGTCCTCTGCTAAGCATGCTGAATGCATATGACCAAGACCAACTGCTTGGCGGAGGGGAAGAGTGGATGTGGTTTTCTGCCCACCCCCTGCCCATCCCCACCAGCCTGTACTGTCTTCTTGCAGCCTCCTGCAGCTGCCCCACACGGAGACCATGATGGTGCTATGCTATTCCATTATGGAGAATACCTGCACCATGACTCCCACAGCCAAGGCCTGGAGCTACATGGAGGAGGAGATCCTTGGCTTCGGGGATTCGGTATGTCCACCATGCTATTTAATGGATACATGCCACTGGACATCCCATGGGCCTGGCACTGTGTGAGCCATGGGTGAGGGGGCTGGGTAAGGAAAGTATGAGACATAGTTGAAGAGATTCCTTGGAAGGACATCTCCAGCCACCATAGAGGAAGGCTGAAGACCTAgtctggaagccagcctggtcttgaatGCATCCTTAAGCTCTTCAAGTTTTCAGCCTGTAAGCCATCCTTTGAATGCCGCTCAGCATCTTCAGTACCTATCTGTGCCTTAGActcagctccttttcttttcagaaggtTCATAGAACCTATTCCTGTTGAGTCTAGTGGTGCAGGCTATAGTCCTGGctgcttaggaggcagaagcaagagagtCACAAGTTCACTCTGTGGAATGGGCAGCAGAGTGAATAGaacttagtgagacccagtctcaaaataacaaagtaaACGGGGCTGAGGATGAGGCTCAggggtagggcacttgcctagcgtgcagaagaccctaggttcaatccccagttccCAAAACAATGTATAACAGGAACCATTGTATTAAGACTTTCTAAacaaacagaactgatagaatgaatatgtatTAAAAGCGGACTTACTAGATTTGCTTACATGATACAGTCCAcatagtccaacaatggctggagaggctgaggaTCTGGTAGTTGCTTAATCTTTGAGGCTGGACGTCTCAACAGCCCCAGACTGGCACTGGAGGCCTGAGGATTCCTgcagagctgctggtcttcagtctacattggaaGCCTGAAGAAGCTGGTTCTAAAGTCAGTAAGGGGGTGCCGTGTCAGCGTGATAACAGACTTGCCAGCAGGCGTGAAGGCAGGCAGGCGAAAAGCAAAGCCGCCTTCTCCCATTTCCCTCTTTGTCTGGGATACCCAGATAATAGGACTGCAggatgctgcccacatttaggacCAATCGTCCCCCTTCAAATGATCTGGTCAAGAAAATCCTTCCCAGGAGCCCAGTGGCTTGTTTCTAGTTGATttcaaatccagtcaagttgacaaccaagattcaCCATCAGAAATTCACCCCTTGTCAATTGACACCCAGTCTCTTTatgtcatgcttaatttccacataaaaaaaagacaaaattataaTTCTGCCTACATGTGATATAACTACCCCACATATgattaaatacattatttaagaATAGGTGGCAAAATCCCTTGAGGAATGCTTAGTGTTTTAATGTCCCATAATTTACATATGATAATATATTTACAATACTTAAACACTGATATTATCTCAGTGGGTGTTTCATTACttgataaagaaatagaggaaagaaaacaaatatctgcttaatatatgtgtatctatGCACAAACACGTTCTTAACAAAATAGGACAGGAGACACATCAGTTACAATCCTCATTTCTGTGAATGAACTTAGCTGGTATTTGTAACTACCTTCTGCTactcattctgtatttcctcccaTCAGGAAGCACCTCAGAAGGCCTTGGTTCTTTCCCTGGAGGGGTGACCCTTTCCTTTATCCCTGAAGGGTTTGGATCCTGTCATCCTGCCTCAATTGGGTTGTTGTAATTTCCCATTGACCTTAATCACGGGGCATTAACTTAACACCAAGAGATgccctaaagcagtggttctcaacctgtgggtcatgattcCTTGGGGGCGGGGGTCGAATATCAGAtaacctgcatatcagatacttacattatgatttataacagtagcaaaattacagttatgaaatagcaacaaaataattttatggttgggggtcaccacaacacgaagaactgtattaaagggtcacggcattaggaaggatgagaacaagAGGTCTTCTTCACTCCAGACATAATCTTCCTTATCTCCATTGTGAAGAAGGAATCCAGTTTCCCCTTGGTCGTCTGCATCAACCACCCCTCCTAAAAATGCATTCCTTTCTTAGCTTGTTGACTTAAAAGTATCATGACCCCAAAGTGGCCAGGTTGGAAGTCTTAGCTCCTaatgaaatgtaatattttttgtGACTCCTGGTTGGAGTGCTCCCCTTTATGGAACCAAAATTTCTAGGCTAGCAGAGCAGAAAAGTCcaaggaacaggaagaaaaaattGTTCCTGGGGGTCACTAAAGGTGGTAGTAGTACCATCCTCATTTCCACCCCTTAATTCCTAGACCATGAACCCTGGCTATAGAAGAAATAATAGTATATATTGGAGATTGATTCAAAACATATACAGTCTTCTGGAAAACACTACCCCAGCCCTCTAGGCTACTCCCATCTAATTGGCACTGtaactgtcttttaaaaagccATTGCAAGGGCTGGatcaatggctcagtggttaagagtactggttgcccttccaaaggacccaagtttaattctAATCACTTATGTGGTGattcataactatctgtaactcaagttgcagggggatctgacaccctctcttggcctccaagggcaccaagtggtgaacagacatacatgcacacagagcatccatacacataaaatttaaaaagcaaaaagcccATTCTACCATTCTATCAAGCCAGCTCTCTTCAGGATGGTAGGAAACACGGTAAGACCAATGAATTCCATGAGCATAGGCCCACTGGCTACTTACCTGGCTTATAAGTGAGTTCCTTAATTGGAAGCAAACCTGTGTGGTGTACCACAGTGGTGGATAAGGCATTCTGCAAGTCCATGGATGATTTCACCAGAAGAATTATGTGCAAGAAAGGAAAATCCTTAAGTATTCAAGTAAGGAAAACTGCACTTTCCACAGTGCCACCTGCCATCAGGTGGATAATCGTTACCATGGGGACTGGTGCCATAGTCTGTATTAGGGTTCTCTAAATAAACAGAACCACGAGAACGGATATATTGAGAGGGGATTTATTGGATTGGCTTATATGATATGGTCTGGGTAGTCCAGCAACGGCGGCTGTCTCACACTAGAGAGGCCAAGAATCTGATAGTTGTTCAATCCATGAGGctgatgtctcagcagtcccaatcagGTACTGAAGCATGGCAGGTTCCTGGAGagcagctggtcttcagtctacgtgggaatcccaaagaagtaggttctaatatcAGTAAGGAATGCATCTTTGAGAGCGGCAGGATAGATGGACGTACCAGCAAGAGTGAAGGCAGGGACGGAAAGGAAACTTCCTTCTCCCATCTCCCTTTCAACTGAGTTACCATcctacatttagggtgggtctgcCCACTTCAAAGAGTCTCTTCAAGGGAACCTCTCACAGGAATGCCCAGTGGCTCGTCTTCTAGTTGAGTTTAGACCTAGTCACGTTGACAATCAGACTACCACCACAGCATTTCAGGGATCTGTAAAATGATTCCAGTTCCAACATTTTGTCCACAATTAGCAAGTGCATGCCCAGAAAGGTATGTGCTTTTAAGTGATCCTTTGCTGTCATTGTTACTgactgaggcaaggtctctgttGCATAGGCTGATTTGGAGCTTCTAGGCTCAAGtgatcctctctcagccttggTAGTCGTCAGTAGCTGGGTGTACAGGTACACCCTACCCCACACAGTTCCTTGATTCTGAAACAGTACAATTTAGCAAACAACCACTGAGAGCCGACCAGCTaccattcattcatctgtttctTCAACAAACACTGACTGGGCACCAACTGTCTGCTAGACACCTGGGATGCTAGCAGTGTGCAGAGCAGATTCAATGCCTGCTCTCCCGGAAACTAGgtggggagaaagagatgggCAACTAAGGCTGGGCgtgctcagtgggagagtgcttgcatATCCAAGGAAGGCACTTGGATTTGATACACAACCAGTGAAGCTGGGCACTGTGAGAAGATCAGCACTGTTAAGGGGACAAGGGGACAGTGCGGAGAAAGCAGGTGGTGGTGTGAACAGGCCGCTCTGCATGATTGCCATGATCAGAGAATGTTCTTAGGGGGAACTGGAGTCTAAACTGAGACTGGAAGGCAGTTAACAAGGCAAAAGGAAGCCCGCTGCAGGGTTCTTAGTGGAGGGAGCAGTACGTACAGAGACTCTGCAGAAAGCAAGATCTGAAAGTTCGTGAAGACTCGGAATGAACACATTTTCTGGCCAGAAGGAGCTTGAGCCTGATGCGGGAGGTTTGTGTGGAGTCAGCAGTGTTTTACAAAAgggtgtgctggagagatggtttttAGAGACGTGTGAATTCAGAGATCAGAGACTCGGGGCAGTATGCCTGGGTGAGGGAACAGAGTCCGTTTTA belongs to Onychomys torridus chromosome 3, mOncTor1.1, whole genome shotgun sequence and includes:
- the Ing4 gene encoding inhibitor of growth protein 4 isoform X2; its protein translation is MAAGMYLEHYLDSIENLPFELQRNFQLMRDLDQRTEDLKAEIDKLATEYMSSARSLSSEEKLALLRQIQEAYGKCKEFGDDKVQLAMQTYEMVDKHIRRLDTDLARFEADLKERQMESSDYDSSSSKGKKSRTQKEKKAARARSKGKNSDEEAPKAAQKKLKLVRTSPEYGMPSVTFGSVHPSDVLDMPVDPNEPTYCLCHQVSYGEMIGCDNPDCSIEWFHFACVGLTTKPRGKWFCPRCSQERKKK
- the Ing4 gene encoding inhibitor of growth protein 4 isoform X3; translation: MAAGMYLEHYLDSIENLPFELQRNFQLMRDLDQRTEDLKAEIDKLATEYMSSARSLSSEEKLALLRQIQEAYGKCKEFGDDKVQLAMQTYEMVDKHIRRLDTDLARFEADLKERQMESSDYDSSSSKGRTQKEKKAARARSKGKNSDEEAPKAAQKKLKLVRTSPEYGMPSVTFGSVHPSDVLDMPVDPNEPTYCLCHQVSYGEMIGCDNPDCSIEWFHFACVGLTTKPRGKWFCPRCSQERKKK
- the Ing4 gene encoding inhibitor of growth protein 4 isoform X1, whose translation is MAAGMYLEHYLDSIENLPFELQRNFQLMRDLDQRTEDLKAEIDKLATEYMSSARSLSSEEKLALLRQIQEAYGKCKEFGDDKVQLAMQTYEMVDKHIRRLDTDLARFEADLKERQMESSDYDSSSSKGKKKGRTQKEKKAARARSKGKNSDEEAPKAAQKKLKLVRTSPEYGMPSVTFGSVHPSDVLDMPVDPNEPTYCLCHQVSYGEMIGCDNPDCSIEWFHFACVGLTTKPRGKWFCPRCSQERKKK
- the LOC118580884 gene encoding acrosin-binding protein; this encodes MTSPMASHATATERQAFQPWPERLNNNVEELLQSSLSLGGKEQQGGHKQVQGQHKQELVQDHKQEAGQEQEEQEEEEEEEEEETKQEEGQGTEEGLESVSNLQSYSEPKFQSESLPSNPSSFTPRVREVDSAPLMMENIQELIRSAQEMDEMNELYDNSWRSQSTGSLLQLPHTETMMVLCYSIMENTCTMTPTAKAWSYMEEEILGFGDSVCDSLGRRHIAACPLCAFCSLKLEQCHAESNVLRQQCDASHKIPFISPFLSSQSISTGNQARIPDKGRFGGLDMYGGLSSDFWCNRLALKGCEDERVSKWLKAEFLSFQDGDLPTKICDTDYVQYPNYCSFKSQQCLMKNQNRKVSRMRCMMNENYNVLSPAKSEEVILRWNQEFNTLALGQFG